Proteins from one Juglans microcarpa x Juglans regia isolate MS1-56 chromosome 6S, Jm3101_v1.0, whole genome shotgun sequence genomic window:
- the LOC121237168 gene encoding APO protein 3, mitochondrial, which produces MKQMVLSEICNLKKRLQFRLHQRLYFASKAILHGDDSLYADVPKPQHKKAERKPYPTSMKVLIARAKKEREARKAQPCRMLEDPPDNGLLVPELVEVAHHVYRARHSLLFGLSKLVQLIPLQRCRYCSEVHVGCVGHEIRTCTAPKSGFRNATHVWRKGGVHDLIFFPKSFHLYDRVGKPRVVHDERYNVPRIPAIVELCIQAGLDLEKYPTRRRTKPVYSIEGRIVDFESMIENDGLGRNVYSKENDVVVDSNLRTNIGEMTKNSMSENASNLLDQLYDDGKNLKELSIRTMDSWFEMISGVKMMMERYNVMTCGYCPEVQVGPKGHKVRICKASKHQSRNGLHAWQEATIDDLVGPNYVWHVRDPDGPDLDNNLKRYYGKAPAVVELCVQAGAPVPDQYRSMMRLDVVLPERDEVDLVA; this is translated from the exons ATGAAGCAGATGGTATTATCAGAAATTTGTAACTTGAAGAAGAGATTGCAGTTCCGACTGCATCAGAGATTGTATTTTGCATCAAAAGCAATCCTTCATGGCGATGATTCACTGTATGCTGACGTACCAAAGCCCCAACATAAAAAGGCAGAGAGGAAGCCATATCCAACGTCGATGAAGGTTCTGATTGCTAGGgcaaaaaaggagagagaagcCCGAAAGGCTCAACCTTGTAGAATGCTCGAAGACCCACCTGACAATGGGTTATTGGTTCCTGAGCTCGTAGAGGTGGCGCACCATGTCTACCGTGCCCGACATTCCCTCCTCTTTGGCCTTTCAAAACTTGTCCAACTCATTCCTCTTCAACGCTGCAG GTACTGCTCTGAAGTACATGTTGGTTGTGTTGGCCATGAAATCCGAACCTGCACTGCTCCCAAGAGTGGTTTTCGAAATGCTACTCATGTTTGGAGAAAGGGTGGAGTCCATGACttgatttttttccccaaaaGCTTTCATCTTTATGACCGTGTTGGGAAACCAAGGGTTGTGCATGATGAGAGGTATAACGTACCGCGAATCCCAGCCATTGTAGAGCTTTGTATACAAGCTGGTCTTGACCTTGAAAAATACCCTACGAGGAGAAGAACGAAACCTGTGTATAGTATCGAAGGAAGAATTGTGGATTTCGAGTCAATGATAGAAAATGATGGACTGGGAAGAAATGTGTATTCTAAGGAAAATGATGTTGTGGTAGATTCCAATTTGAGGACCAACATAGGGGAAATGACAAAAAACTCAATGTCAGAGAATGCTAGTAATCTTCTGGATCAATTGTACGATGATGGGAAAAATTTAAAGGAGTTGAGCATCAGAACAATGGATTCATGGTTTGAGATGATATCGGgagtgaagatgatgatggagAGGTACAATGTAATGACTTGTGGATACTGTCCTGAGGTTCAGGTAGGTCCAAAAGGGCACAAAGTGAGGATTTGCAAGGCATCAAAGCACCAATCTCGTAATGGTTTGCATGCGTGGCAAGAAGCAACGATAGATGATCTTGTGGGTCCCAATTATGTTTGGCATGTTAGAGATCCAGATGGGCCTGACTTGGATAACAACTTGAAGAGGTATTATGGTAAAGCTCCAGCTGTGGTGGAGCTGTGTGTGCAAGCAGGTGCACCTGTTCCAGATCAGTATAGGAGTATGATGAGATTAGATGTGGTTCTGCCTGAGCGTGATGAGGTTGATCTTGTTGCTTGA